Below is a genomic region from Anguilla anguilla isolate fAngAng1 chromosome 18, fAngAng1.pri, whole genome shotgun sequence.
ATGAACCAACCAGGTATAAACCCTTCGGCAAAACTGCATACTTTTTGTAGCGTTGTGCATTTCCAGCAAACTCGTGccattttggcatttaaaatAACACCCATTTCATGGTACTAATCACACCTAGCGCTTCACAAGGTCCCAGAAGAGAGAAGTGAAAAATCACCTGCCTCATCAAGTTATTCTCTTGGTTGTGTTAAAACACAAGCCCTGCTGTCCCTAAGGCAAAGACTGACTTTACCACTCAGCTGGGTAAGCTCAGCCCAGTGCGAATCTGCCAGGCAAGCAGGGTTCCCATAATCCCCTGCTTTCCATCGCACTGCAGAACCCCCCACATCCTCACACCTTAAAGAGCTTCACTAGAGAATGGCTCGTCCTCAGAGAAAGCAGAAAGCATGTGGTTAAAAGAATGCAAATAGTAGTACATAGTACTAATAGTAGTAATGGGGAACCAGTCAGGAAACCATTTCAATATGAACAGTTTTATTGGCTTAATTACATATTTGATGGTCATATTTTATGCAATATTAGAACAATGTCCTGACATCCTGCACAAATCAGGACTGAAACAAAATCTGCACTCTACCACAGGACCTCTGTGTCCCCACAATATCAACACTAAACATTAGAAAACAGCAAGTCATAAAAAGTTATCATTTCGTCCCTCATTGAAATCTCTCAATAGGCTAGCCTTTACCAACACATTAAACAGGCAAATCTGAGGCCTGAGTCAGTATGGAAGGCAGCAGGGGATTCTCAGCTTATAATCACCTTCCACAGACAGCAGTCTTATTAAAACATGCATGTAGGAagggacacatgcacacacatgtcaGATGAGCTGGCAGACGCTCAACAGTAATGCTGAATTACTAGACTGCTCCAGCCCGTAGGCAGACTGCTCACCAGCCAGCCAAAACACTCAACAATCACAGCGGCCCAGGTAACACTCACAGAGCCCCAGGTAACACTCACAGAGCCCCAGGTAACACTCACAGTGCCCCAAGTAACAATCACAGTACCCCAGGTAACACTCACAGAGCCCCAGGTAACAATCACAGAGCCCCAGGTAACACTCACAGAGCCCCAGGTAACAATCACAGTGCCCCAGGTAACACTCACAGAGCCCCAGGCAACACTCACAGAGCCCCAGGTAACAATCACAGAGCCCCAGGTAACACTCACAGAGCCCCAGGTAACAATCACAGCGCCCCAGGTAACACTCACAGCGCCCCAGGTAACACTCACAGCGCCCCAGGTAACACTCACAGAGCCCCAGGTAACAATCACAGCGCCCCAGGTAACAATCACAGCGCCCCAGGTAACACTCACAGTGCCCCAGGTAACACTCACAGAGCCCCAGGTAACAATCACAGCGCCCCAGGTAACAATCACAGCGCCCCAGGTAACACTCACAGAGCCCCAGGTAACACTCACAGCGCCACAGGTAACAATCACAGAGCCCCAGGTAACACTCACAGAGCCCCAGGTAACAATCACAGAGCCCCAGGTAACAATCACAGAGCCCCAGGTAACACTCACAGAGCCCCAGGTAACAATCACAGTGCCCCAGGTAACACTCACAGAGCCCCAGGCAACACTCACAGAGCCCCAGGTAACAATCACAGAGCCCCAGGTAACACTCACAGAGCCCCAGGTAACAATCACAGCGCCCCAGGTAACAATCACAGCGCCCCAGGTAACACTCACAGCGCCCCAGGTAACACTCACAGAGCCCGAGGTAACAATCACAGCGCCCCAGGTAACACTCACAGCGCCCCAGGTAACACTCACAGCACCCCAGGTAACACTCACTGTGCCCCAGGTACAGCTTATCACAGCTCCCACCGCCCAATGccaaaccacagaagaagactGCCTCACTGCTTACAGTGCTTATGCACAGGCATCCATGAGCCGCTCCCACAGACTCATATCACAGCAGGGCGAGCGTGATGATAAGCTGCATCagtaactcaaacacagcctcatgCCGCTAACCGCGTTAGAGGCCACAGCgtaactcaaacacagcctcatgCCGCTAACGCATTAGAGGCCACAGCgtaactcaaacacagcctcatgCCGCTAACGCATTAGAGGCCACAGCgtaactcaaacacagcctcatgCCGCTAACCGCGTTAGAGGCCACAGCgtaactcaaacacagcctcatgCCGCTAACCGCATTAGAGGCCACAGCgtaactcaaacacagcctcacgCTGCTAACCGCGTTAGAGGCCACAGCGTAACAAACACAGCCTCATGCCACTAACGCATTAGAGGCCACAGCgtaactcaaacacagcctcatgCCACTAACCGCGTTAGAGGCCACAGCgtaactcaaacacagcctcatgCCGCTAACCGCATTAGAGGCCACAGTgtaactcaaacacagcctcacgCTGCTAACTGCGTTAGAGGCCACAGCgtaactcaaacacagcctcatgCCGCTAACGCATTAGAGGCCACAGCgtaactcaaacacagcctcacgCTGCTAACCGTGTTAGAGGTCGCCGAAAATGACCCGCGTGCACAACAATACCTTTCCACGTGACCGAGCGGACAGGGGACAGGAAACCTGAAACACGAGCTGGGTGATATCACCCTACTCTTTTACACTGGGGTGGGTTTCTCCAGAGCTAAACAGAGCACAGGCCATCTGTATAGACACAACGAAGGGGCTTCACGTGTTCTATCACTGTCCACGACAAACCACAGGGTGTAACCAAATACACTGATAAACACTATCTGATGtacatttcctcattttttttttccccacagaggtgcttacacacattacactttCACATACAATCAAGGGTAAAACTGCAGAACCCCAGAACTGCAGACTAAGGGCGCGGTCACACGTGCGAATGCAGGCGAATGACCATCACCTGCCAAGGCGAAATTCGTATCTTGTCGTGCTGAATGTGGGCAGTGCAGGATGTGACGCACACGAAAATCAGTTTTCTGGTTTGTAGTCCGTTTGAGTGGTTGTGGTTGTTGGTTACACATGAGCGGTTGTGATATCACATGAGCGGTTGTTGGTTTTGTGACGGGAAAATGTATACAGTTGTTATAGTTGTATTTGTTAGCTAGCTTAGCCAAGTTAAGCTAGCTAACGAATACCGCAAAATATGAATTGATGTTAttgatacattttccatttgtttacCTTCAATGCCTGTCTCCCGACTCACTGCCAGCCAGGCAGCATCTCTCTTATGGGCAGTTTGTAGTTTTCATGGGCAAGATCGTACAATACCGGCTGGTTAGACACAGCAACAATCAAAGTCTCAGCCATCCTGGCTCACCAAGAAAactacagccaattacagccaAGTGGGGTCAACCACACACATTTCTTTGCTATTGGTTGAGGCTGCGAATTCGCCGGTCAAAGTTCACCAAAATTGAACTCCACGCGAAGCTAAGATGCGAATTTGCTTCGCCGGAAGCGAATGTTTTATTCGCCCCTTTGCTCGCATAGAATGGAAGTGAACGGGAGGCGAATATACGCCAATGTTAATTTTGCGCATGTGTGACCGTGCccttacaagcccagttccctaaccgctacactgcagcccacctGATGCAACCCAGAGCTTCATATTAAAGCAGCCGTAGACTCAATACACCAGTCATCAGCACAGCCTCTGGATATTTCTGATTTTTCGAGACAGTGCAGGCGTGTTAAGGCTATTCTCAAAGGTCAACAGATGAAAACCAAGACTGGAAGAATCACATATGAACACAGCAAGTCAGGCAACTAATATCATAGGTCAGAAATGGCTCGTAGTGCGAGCAGAGACCCTGCGTAACTGCTTAATTTTCAGTTGGCTCCTTATGACAGTGATGGAACTAAAGGCCTTCCTCAGTAAGACCCACAGAACATCAAAGTCAcgcaaaccatgaaaaacagagaAGCACAGTTTTGCAGACGGTGTCACAAGTTCGGtctttaacatttaaaacagagAACTGGGCCCACTCTCTAGACTGGTAATCCAGGAAGAGAAGTATGGAGAGAATAAATTTACCTGTTACTATTGTTACCTTCCTGTGAATTACTGAGACAGGAGTCAACTGTGTACCAGGAACCCATTTAAAAACGTGACAGTCAATATTAGagaaaagcaaagcaaacatgtaggcctacagtacAAAAGAAAATCACTTGTGTTGACTAACTGCAACAGCCACCTTGATTCCTCAAGTTAACAGTGAAATAAAGAAGTTAATGTCATACACTACACAGCTGAACACAATGTCTGCTAGCCCATCAATGATCAAAGCCATAGCATATCAGACTGAAACAGCCATTGTATGTTATGCTAAGAGCTTCCAGCTTTAACAGTTCTGTAACAATTCTGTTTTGAGGAAGCCTTCTGACATTGTGGGGCCTCAGCCTTACACAATACTGTCTTCAGGCGAACATGAGATGTTGGAAAAGCAGCGAATCTTTATTTTCCCACCGAATTATAATCCTACATCTGACCTGTGTGTTCCTTCACCATTCACCACAGCAAAGCACTTGAGAAAAAGGACTAAAAATAGAACACATTTCTCCTGTTTCAACAAGAGCACGTAAACAAGACACAAAAGCAGACATTGAACGTTTAATTGAACGTTTTGAGTCACCAATACATAGAGCCAGGAAATGTCATTACTCTATGGCTAACGACGTTAGCTTTCGTGTTTCATCATGTTGAACattaagtagctagctagttaacaaaTGCTACTACACAACAACGTGTCTTTCAGCGCCATAATATTTTCCTTTGGTTACAATACATTTCTGACACTAATATTTTAACGGTAACCCACTAGCCGGCCAGCCAATGTCACCATCCTACACCAACTATCGATAGATACCTCGTTTAGTAAGCGAGTACCTACCACATACTGTAGGTTAATCTAAATTAGTAACTAAATAAAGTAGACTAGCGTTAACTAGATATGTAACCTTAGATATATATCAGAATTAGCTGGCTAGTTAAGAGCACAATTACAAGTTGTTTGCAATGGCATAAAGCTCGGTAGCGCTTTTCTAAAGAAAAGACGTTCAACTAAACTAGTTTACTGGCTGTACTGCACTAGCAGGTGGTTAGGTCGTAGGTCTAGGCTACAAGTTCAAAGCAATCGATTGAACTTAAAACAAACCGTCgagtaaaaacagaaagctAGACATCCTACAAAACTTTGATTAGTATACAGCTAGCGAAAATAAAGGCAACTCAACTGCAAAATAAACTCATTTGCATTCACATTAATATGGGACAAGCTAGCTACCTTGGTCAATTTTAACACGTTTGATAATCGGGGCGTTCCCTTGCTCAGTAAATGACCGGAGAATAAATATGATCATCGTCCTTGCTTAGCAAGTtgtcatagctagctaacgttaatgtTACTTCCCAGTAAGGTAAAGGGGCAACTTTCTTTGGGCTAAAGTTGGTAataagcaagcaaacaaacaaactaaacacATGGGCACACAGAAACGCTACATTTCTGTACACGCAATTTCACTATTTCCAGCAACCATTAAGGCTCACAGAAACGCCCTCTGAAGTACAATTATAGTTTGTCAGCTAGCGTCAGCTTCCTCACGCTGCACCAACAGTGCTTTTCATGTTGGGCATTTCGCTTTTGATACTGCTGGGGAGAACTACATTCAGTTTCATCACATACGCATAGCTAAATAATGTTTTGAGCATGTTACAAATAATATGTAAATCAGTAGTTCCACAAGCAAAGCGATTAGTAAATAAATCCAATACAaatcaacaacagcaacagaactGATAACAGTAGTAACTCACCCCTCTCCACTGTCGCAACAACTGCACTGCATGCATTTCTGAGCATGCGCGCCAGACTCCGTAGCGCTAACGTGCTGTAATGCGGATATTCCGAAGCAGACTAGTTCTGAAACCAGAgacatatatatgtctatgtctgaaacacactgacagGAGCCCGCTGATTTACTGTAGGGATAACTGACTGACAAGTTAAAATTTTAACAAtactacacatacatacaattttTGAATAGATATTCTGTATCTATTGCCTGAATCAGGCAATAATTATAAATTACCATCCAATGGAACTCCTACTgtatggaaaaagaaaagaaaaaggtggGAGTGTGGTTCAGTCTCTTCTGACGGAGTCGAGTATGATATACGGACAAAATTGTAGTGGATCATCTGGTGATTTGAGTTTCTAGATTATAATGGTCTGCCACACTCTCTCCCaatttatataattagttagctataatatataataggcctatatatatatatatatgtatatgtgttaaTTGATTAAATTTTGAGAAATGGTTTTGAGAGTGAGCTGTACAGCTTGCAGACCAAGTCCAAAATTTTTGTATGTAGCGTGTTGTGAAAAGGGTATACTGCCGCAAGTCCTGCCTGACGCGACTTCATTCGCGCGCAACAATGAAAGTGACAGTAAAAATACAGAAGTACCGAATAAATTATACTGATGCTGTAGGTCCTGGAACACGAGAAGGCCCTGATCCCCATTTAACCTGGAGCAAATTTGCACCCCTCTGTCACTccattaaaagaaataaagcaCATGGCCCACCAGTTTTTACgctgtacagaaacatctgtcTCTCAATGAGACTTGGCTTGTATGCAACTGATGCAGTCATCTAGAATTGTCCATGGACTGagctacataaaaaaatacacagaggtttttgcttaaatatttttttgcaacagAAGAGAAACTCTGGGGACAAATTAAGAATGCAAGAAATCAGCAAATAGGCAAGTTCAAGGGGTCACTCAACCAACCAACCACTCACTGTGTATTTGTATACAAATGGcaaatgttttataataaaattgCGGACAAAATATGTGTTCCAGagacaaaaaacataaacaatataCTAAACAGAATAAATCATGTAATTATTGCTTGTCCTCAGGTAAAGGTTATTCAGAGAGGCTGGAGATGGAAAGCAGAGTAACTTTTTCGGGTTATAGTGGAGTGGGagtgactaaacttagggttgtaactaggcagctgtttaataggtgacttagttgatgcgccagtcttaacgactacttgtatttttatttatttttatttttccatagattgcgttgttgccgttctcgttgttagtgttaatcagtttaaccaccagggtccaagttgaactatgcggttgttccctgtacttggaccggtacttctctctaggggtttcgtcatacttgttcctggttatggttatacactttgttgtacgtcgctctggataagagcgtctgccaaatgcctgtaatgtaatgtaatgtaatgtgatgagTGGGATCCTAGTTAACTGTGGCTTTTGGGGGGGAATTTGTGCTCTTCCTACCGagtcatttcacacatttctgaCAAAAACAGCGCCCTCTCGAGATCAAATCTCAGAGATCTGTATGATCTGCAGCCTTCTGTGTGCCTCAGTCTGCAGGAGCTCACTCCTCTTATTATAATTCCACACAATTTACGACACTATTCAGTTTACGTGATGACACTGCCGTTCTTAAAGTATACTGAGTCCAACATCACAGGTCACATTTCAGAGATCTACAAGGCTGTTCAATGGCAAAGTTAACTTTCCTCAAACTTGATCAGGAACACAGATGAAATTGAACCTCAAATGTGGTTTTGATTACCAGCTGTGGCACTGTTGTTGTAACCTTGTACAAGGTTCATACTCTGAATTCAGTTTTGATTCTAGTATTATTGTTTATTCCTTATGCACATTATTCAGTGTCTAGCTGAATGAAAGTACAAGATGTAAAAATGCCCCCTGCtgtcactctgggtaagagtatctgctaaatgctgatgTAGTGCAGAGGTCAGACTACTGTCTCTAACCCTTAAAGGCTCATTCATACGCTCATTCATATGATtgcattttttgtaattttgtaaattATGTGTTTCTTAACACATTCGGTATTATACACTGGAGATTTGGAGAAGTGCATTTGGAAACAcatatttgtgtttaattaattaatcatatgTCTCCATCCAGCTCGTTTTGCATGGTGGCCGTTGGGGAGTCGATACTGTGTGGGTGTTCGAGGCTATCCATCAGTCATCCTGTACTCCACACATCACATGAAGGAACAGATGAGAGGCTGGCAGTCCTCTGAGTATGGGAATACAGAGCACAGGCAGCTTACAGGTTGAACACAGGCAGCACACAGGCAGAGCACAGGTAGAGCACAGGCAGCACGCCAGCAGCACACAGGTATTGCACAGGCAGTGCACAGGCAGCACACAGGTAGAGCACAGGTAGCACAGCAGACATGGGGACTGAATGGTTTTCTGCATGGGAAACACAGAGCCACTGACAGGGCTGCTCTCTACTCCGCGATAGCTTACAGAAAACTACACAAGGGGCACTGGCTTGTGCTGGTTACATccaaataaatgcttttaatttttaaggGATGTCTCACGAAATTCAGAAATGCAATATCAGAATTTTAGTAAAAAAGATTAAAGGCCTATTTTTTTGACATGTTGCAAATAAAGGTTTGTGTTAAAAGGGGTTATTGAATGACGTAATCAATACAACTATCGCCCTTTAAGTATACATTTCTATGAGATGTGTCCACTTAAGCATCTTTAAAAAGAGACTTCTTTTATTGAAGACTCGTATTTTTCTGCCCCAAAACAGCATTTTACTGGTAAttgtgctgtataaatgaataacatCAACAGGGGGCAGCAAAGTACCAATATTTCTACAAACTGCATTGCATGGCGTGTGCTTTTGCCTTCGCCTTACGTTCAGAAGGCTTTAAACCACGTTGGCAGGTCAGAAAGAACTGcccatatttataattatagaactattaattttaatgattaaCGCCTATGTTTAACGCCTGTGTTTTGAGATGTATGTATCTCAAATGAGAAAAGTGAAactagcaaaaataaaaacttcggATATAAGCCAATATGTCCAGTTTAACATGGGAACTTATatatcttttcaaaataaattgtttcaAACAAAATATGACATCTTCCATATTgttatgtatttcttttttgcagatttatttttgatataataataatgcgcAAAATATAGGGACACCTTAAAGTACACTGCTGTAGGTGTTCCCGAGTTCTTTGCATTATTAGGGCTAGATACAGCGCGAGAATCACAAGTAAATTtgcaacaacaaacaataaaaaaataaaaaaaggtttacataacaatatggaaaatgtaataatttgattgattaatattcataaatatcaaTCGAAACCCGAACTTGAATTCTTTCCAGAGGTGACAGACAGAAACATGCCATACTAAATATTTCTTGCTGACATCAACGTTGCACCAAAATGGGCAGTTCCATTTTGGAGCTGGTCCCAGTTTACGGGGAAAAGGTATCTTACACCTACCTTGAATGTATTTAACCTTTCGGGGAAAAGCTTCTTCTACAAAATATAACCAGCTACTATTATGCTTGCGTTAAACGCGAAATTAAACGTAGATTTGTTGGTTTGTCTGATACCTATACAGCCAGTAAAGCTCAAGGCGTCACATGGCGTGATGTTTTAGTTTGGGACGGCCCAGGTATATAAAGAAGACGGAGAGGATGCTCACACCCCCATTAGACGGCAAGATGAGTTACGGATCAGAATACTACAGTGCTTCTTCCTACAGGAAGGTTTTCGGGGACTCCCCTCGCTTCTCGTCCTCTAAAATGAGTAACCCCGCTTCCTCGCGGAATTCTTACTCTTCCGGCGGGTATAGGTCCCAGTCTCTCTCCCGCATTAACACCTCTTCCCTGGGCTCTTACCGGAGGCCTGGGCGCTCTTCGTACTCGTCGTTTCCGAGCGACACCGTTGATTTTGCCCAAACCTCACTTCTCAACAATGAATTCAAAACCGTTCGAACAAATGAGAAGGAGCAGATGCAAGGGCTCAATGACCGCTTTGCTATGTTCATCGAGAAGGTGCGCAATCTTGAGCAACAGAACAAAGTCCTGGAGACCGAGCTGGTGGCTCTGCGCGGGAGGCAGAACGAACCGTCTCGCATTGCTGACATGTACCAGCAGGAGCTCCGGGATCTACGCTCCCAAATGGAGGCGTTAAATAACGAAAAGTCTCAGATTCTAGTCGAGCGGGACAACGTCGAAGAAGAGCTGCAGAAACTAAGAGCCAAATATGAAGACGAGATAAGGGCTCGAGAAGACGCCGAGCAAACCCTGAAGGCTTTCAAGAAGGACGTGGACGACGCCACGGTAGTCCGACTGGACCTGGAGAAGAAAGTAGAATCTCTCCTGGATGAGATATCTTTCTTAAGGAAGGTGCACGACGAAGAGGTGACGGAGCTGATGAACATGTTGCATGCGAGCCAGGTGTCGGTTGAGATGGAAGTAGCCAAACCCGATCTGACATCAGCCCTGAAGGAGATCCGAAGTCAGTACGAGTCGATGGCATCAAAGAACCTGGAGTCAGCGGAAGAGTGGTACAAATCCAAATTCGAAAATCTTAACGAGCAGGCGAGTAGGTCCAACGAAGCCATGCGAGCGAACAGGGAGGAGATCAACGAATATAGGAGGCAGATGCAGTCCAGGACCATCGAAATCGAAAGCCTCAGGGGTACCAACGAATCTCTGGAACGGCAGCTCGGAGAGATGGAGGACCGGTACAATGCCGAGATCTCCGGTTTGCAGGTAACAAAGGCTGCCGATTAATCACCTTTCACATACAACTAATTTTATGTCGTATTTGTTACATAAATCAGAAAATGCGCATGTAAATTGTAGTAGCCTTATTCTATAGGTCGAACCTAAAAAAACACATGTGTCGACCATGAATTATGCTGTTAAATATAACGACCccacatttattaaatgaacgTGTCCGCTGCCACT
It encodes:
- the inaa gene encoding internexin neuronal intermediate filament protein, alpha a, producing the protein MLTPPLDGKMSYGSEYYSASSYRKVFGDSPRFSSSKMSNPASSRNSYSSGGYRSQSLSRINTSSLGSYRRPGRSSYSSFPSDTVDFAQTSLLNNEFKTVRTNEKEQMQGLNDRFAMFIEKVRNLEQQNKVLETELVALRGRQNEPSRIADMYQQELRDLRSQMEALNNEKSQILVERDNVEEELQKLRAKYEDEIRAREDAEQTLKAFKKDVDDATVVRLDLEKKVESLLDEISFLRKVHDEEVTELMNMLHASQVSVEMEVAKPDLTSALKEIRSQYESMASKNLESAEEWYKSKFENLNEQASRSNEAMRANREEINEYRRQMQSRTIEIESLRGTNESLERQLGEMEDRYNAEISGLQDTIGQLDNELRTTKGEMARHLREYQDLLNVKMALDIEIAAYRKLLEGEETRFNTGITFPTSNPGLNYSYQTRIYSGSSKGGKKEEKEEEAQGKFSKGGNPRETSDEAKKVEKSGSDSYSSGQKN